ATGCGTTCCGCGTACGGCTTGGCGAGCGGGTGCGCCAACAATTCGCGCCAGCCATTGCCGACGCCGCGATGAAGTTTGTGCTGCGCTATGTCGGATACCTTGAGTCGCTGGATGCGATGCACCTGCGCCCGCCGGCGAATGACCTCACCGCACTGCGCGCGACCTACGAGGCACGACGCTCGTTGCGGCTCGGGCTCTTTTCGCCCGAGGAATATGCCGCGCTGTTCGCTGCCGACGACCGCCTTGACCGCTACACAATGGCGCGCCTTGATCTGGAAGCCAATCCGCTGCGCACATCGGCCGAAAGAGCCACTGCGCTCGCGGCAGCGGAGCGCGAACTGACGGCCAGTGAACGCGAGGAGCGTGCCCGATGGCAACAGTCGCTAAGCCTGCAGAATCAGACATCGGCATTCGACGCGCGCAATGCGAGCGACGCCGAACGCTTCGCGGCACGCGCTGCCGAGCACGGCGAAGCAGTCGCGCAACGTCTCGCAGCGCTTGATCAGGCAGAGCGCGATTGGGCCTATCGACTCGGGCAATACGAGCTGGCACTGAACGAGCATCGCAGCGGAACCCTGGGCAGCGAAGCGCTTGCGGCAACGCGCAATCGCCTCTTTAACGAACGCGAATTGTTGCGCCTCGATGCTGCGCTGTCGCTGCGCCGTTAGCAGCCGAAACCCTGGGGGCGGTGCGCCGCCTGCCGTCAGAACTTGCCGTACTTCAGGTAGGCATCAACGGGATCGATACCCGCACGAATGGCATCGCGGACCTGATTCTCGGTTGCGGCCACTTTCTCGGTTTCATCGAGTACCGCCTCGATCTTCTCGTGCGGGATGGCAATCACCCCGTCGCGATCCCCGAGAATCCAGTCGCCCGTGCGGATGGTGACCTCGCCGATGGTGATGGGCTGCTCAAAGGCATCGGGACACCAGCGCGCTGCAATGTCGGCAGGGCTAAAGAAGCTGTGGAACACCGGGAAGCGCTGTTCGAGAATGAAGTCCGTATCGCGGCAGCCACCGTCAACGACGTAGCCCAGCACGCCCTTGTTCTTCAACGTCTCCGCAGACAGTTCGCCCATCAGCGCGATGGACTGGTTGTGCGGCTGGCAGACCACCACATGGCCGGACGGGGCACGTGACAACAACGTGGTCCAGCCGAGCAGGCTGTCGTGGCGTGAGATGGTGGTGTCAATGTGGCCGCTGACCGTCCAGGCTGGTCCGGCGACTTTCAGGCTGGGGTCGAGAGGGCGCAGGTTGCTTGGCAACACGAAGCGATCCACACCCATGCCGCGCAACACATCATGCACTGCGCCGGTATAAAGGCAGCCGAGCCGGGCTGCGAGTGCGGACGACGACGCTGCCGGTGCGGCAGTCACGTCAAACCACTTTTACGGTGATCGTCTCAACACCGGCGCAACTCGCAACCATTACGTCGCCAGCGACCACAGCAGCCACGCCTTCGGGCGTACCCGTCATGATCAGGTCGCCCGGTTGTAGCTCCCAGGCGGCGGAGAGGTGCTCAATTACTTCGTTGACATTCCAGATCAGCTTGCCGATGTCACTCGATTGCGCGGCCTTGCCGTTCACCGTGAGCGTGATCGCCCCCTTGGTGATCTCGCCCGACCTGGCGATCGGTGTGATCGGCCCCATCGGCGCCGACTGGTCGACCGCCTTGCCGATCTCCCACGGACGGCCCTGCTTCTTGGCTTCGCCCTGCAGATCACGGCGCGTCATGTCGAGCCCGATGGCGTAGCCGAAGATGTGCTTCGCGGCATCGGCCTGGGTGATGTTCTTGCCGCCCTTGCCGATGGCAACCACCAGCTCCACCTCATGATGGTAGTTTTTGGTCAGGCTCGGATAGGTAATTTCGGCCGCAGTGCCGGGTGTGCAAACGATCACGGCGTCCGCTGGTTTCATGAAGAAGAACGGCGCCTCACGGCCGCTAAAGCCCATCTCCTGCGCATGCTCCACGTAATTGCGGCCAACGCAGTAAACGCGGCGCACCGGGAAGCGCTGATCGGAGCCAACGACGGGCAGTGAGGTAACGGGTGCGGGCGGAAGGACGTAGTTCATGGGATTCGAATTGGAATGAGGACGGGAAGATGGTGTGATCAGGCCAGTCGTTCTTCGTGCCAGATGGACAGCGCCTGCTGCACGGGTCGGTCGGAATAACTGAACAAAACGCATTCGTCGCTGGCCGACAGTGACAGCGTATGCCACGAAGGCACCACAAAGTGGTCGCGCGGACCGAAATCGTAGTGCCATTGGCTGTCGCCACGCCCGATAGTGGCGCGCCCTCGCCCCTCAACCACACTGAACACGGTACCGTCCGTCTGGCGATAGGGTTTGCCGCTGAAACCTCGCGGCAACAATTGCAGGAAGGTTGCCATGGTCGGCATCGGCGAGCCGCCAGTGGCCGGGTTCACGTAACGCAACTTGAAGCCGTCGTGCGCATCCACCGGGCCGTCGCGCTCCAGCCGCGCCAGCGCCTCGCGGCTGCGCGCGTAGGGGTAACTGAAGATTGGCGAGGTGCTGCCATGCGGCGCGTCATAGCGCACCGGCAGCATGTTGGCTCCGTAGCGGGCGAAGTTGTGACCCTCGGGGCGAGTGATCTGCTGCTGCGCCGAGGTGCCATTCTCCGCAAAGCCAGCATCGAAGAAGCGGATCATCGGAATGTCGAGCCCGTCCAGCCAGACCACCGGGCCATCGGCCTCGCTGCCGTGGTCGTGCCAGGTCCATTGCGGAGTGATGATGAAGTCGCCCGGCTGCATGGTGGTGCGCTCGCCGTTCACGGCGGTGAATGCGCCCCGGCCTTCGACCACAAAGCGCAGCGCGCTTTGCGTGTGACGGTGACTGGGGGCCACTTCGCCCGGCAAGATCAGTTGCAACCCGGCGTAGAGCGATTGCGTGATGGCGCTCTGCCCACGCAGCGCCGGGTTTTCGAGAATCAGCACGCGGCGCACCGCCTCTTCCGCGGTGATCACTTCGCCCGCCCGCATCAGGTAGGGGCGGACGTCGTCATAGCGCCACAACGCCGGCACACAGGGCGTGTTCGGCTGCGGCGGCACCAGCGCGTGCAGCACTTCCCACAACGGTGTCAGGTGATGCGGCGACATCTCGGCGTAGAGCGCGGCGCGCGCTTCCGTAGCGGCTGCTGAAGCAACCTTGCTTTCCGCTGCATTCATTTGAAGATCCCTGCTGACTTGAGGCGTCAAGCGCCAGCTGACGTCCCGCCTGACCGGTGCTATCGATGCCACTCAGCAACGCATGATAGACGTCAGCGCGGGCCCAAGACCGGTGCCGGGTATCTGATCCGGCCGTCGCGCCGGACAGGGGCAACTCCCTGCTGGCCGATTTGGCATAACGACGCTACCCGCCGGGTCGTGTGGCCGGTACAGAGCCCGGCCGGCGCATCCACGCATCAGTAACGCAGGCGTCCGCCCTCACTGACTACCGCGATATCCACCCAGCTACTCCCCACATTGCCCTTGCGGAAGTCAACGTTGAAGCCGCCGACGCTAATCTCGCCCATGTCCTTGAGTGCGGCGCGCAGCGTCGACGCCGTCGGGCGGGCACCGGCGCGGCGCAGCCCTGCAACCAGCACCCGGGCTGACACGTAACCTTCGAGATGAAAGTAGCTGTAGTCCTTGATGTTCGGCGCGTACTGCTGCATGGTCTGCTGGAATTCACGCTGCAGCTTGAGCTTGCTGCCCTGTGGCGACGGGAAAGTCTGGGCGATACCAACGCCACGGGCCCCCGCCTCACCCACCACTTTGGTCAGCAGGCCGGCCGGCACATAGGACAGTGTGTAAATCTGATGACGACCGCCGCCTGATCGCCACTTCGCAATGGCATCGGCACAGAACTTTGGCGTGCCGATCACGATGACGCTGCTGCTGATCGGCACCTTGGCCGCATCGCGAGCGGCCACCGTGAGCGCCTCGGGGTCGTGCTTGGTGCCGGTGGACGTTACTTTCATGCCGCCGATACGGCCAGCGAGATCCTGCACGGTCGCCAGACCGCCGGTGCCAATCGGCAGGTCCTGGTGCAGCACATGCATCTCGTTCACGCTCAGCACCTTGGCATGCCCAAGGATGCGTTCGAGTTGCGCGCGATCACCAGCGCGAACATGAAAGAGCTTGGGGTGGCCAGGATTGCGAAACTGCTCCGAACCAGGGATCGCGTTCATCACGATCACATCAGTCGAATCGAGCAAGCCATCCTGCATCATCTTGCTGATTGCCGCCGATCCGATCGGGCTCAACAGCGCAATGGGGCCAGCTTCCATCGCCACCTTGAACTGCGCGATAAAACCCGGCGCAGTAAAGCCATCGTCAAACTTCATGAGCTTGATGTTGCGGCCACCAATGCCGCCAGTCGCGTTGACCGAATCAAAAAGCGCCTGCGCACCGGCATTGATTTCTGCTGCGTCCGGTGATGGCAGTCCGGTGAAGGGGCCGATCTGGGCCACGGTCAGGTCCTGCGCCGATGCGGCGCCGACGGCAAGCAGACCCGCCATGTAACCGGCCCGCAAGCGCCCACCACAACGCGCAAGCTTGGCAGGCGCCCGATTTGAGCCAAGCAACGTTGTGCAAGCGCGAAACGCCAGCCGCAGGACTTGCAGTAGGTGAGTCATCAATATCCCTCGATCACAATTACATCTGTTGGTAGTCGCGCACGGAACGCTGTCCGCTGTCGCGCGTGGCCGCGGCGATCTCTCTGTTGCTGCGAGATTTGGTATGCCGCGACGCCGTGCGATGCTAGTCGCAATAAGTCATTGCGGCGTTATCAACCCGGCAAGTTTCGGACCTACCAGACTTATCCGAAGGCGTCGTGCTGTAGCCGCACCTGATCGAACAACTGCTGGCCTGGCGCGCACTGCGCACTGCTGCGCGTCCGGAGCCTCCTCCACGCGTTGCACCGGCAGCTACGAGGCGCGGTAAGTCACCAGATGAATGCTGGTCTCGGTATTGCTGATGCCCTTGATCAGCCGGATTCGCTCCAGCGCCTGCGACATTTCGGCAAGAGTTTCCGCACGCAGTTGCGCCAGCAGATCCCAGCGGCCGTTGGTGTCATGCAGCACGGCAATCGACGGTTCGCCGAGCAGCTCGGCGATGACGCGCCGTGTCTGGTTGCCCTCGACTGCGATGCTCATCCAGGCGTTGATCTGATCCTGCTTCACATCGGGCCGCAGGCGCACCGTGTAGCCGACGATTACCCCCTGCTCTTCCAGCTTGGCGATACGGTTGGTGACGGTGCCCCGCGACACACCAAGGCGATGGGCAAGCGTGGCCACGCTGTCGCGCGCATTGACCCGCAATAGCGAGATTAGCTTGTGGTCAATTTCGTCCATTTTTGCATTTTAATCAGTCAATGCTGTCATTTCGTCATAAATCTGCTGTTTTTTAGACATTTCTGCCGATATGAATTGTCATCGCAAGCCTTCACAATCCTCTTCATCGCCTTACTCGCTGAGCTTGCCTATGCGTTCGCTTCACACTACTCCCCTGGCCCCCGCAATTCGTCAACCCCTGTTTCTGTCGCCAGCAGATGTCGCCCGCCTGGTTCGCCTGCGAGGCGTGCGCCGTGTGCTGCGTGAAATGACGGAGGCCATGACGGCAGACTTCCTGCGCTGGCAGGAATTCGACAAGTCACCACGCGTCGCCAACCATTCTCCCGACGGCGTGATTGAGCTGATGCCGGTGTCAGACGCCACTCGCTACGCCTTCAAATACGTCAACGGACATCCAAAGAACACGCGCAATGCTCTGCCAACTGTGATGGCATTCGGCGTGCTAGCCGATGTCGACACCGGTTTGCCGCTGCTGCTGTCCGAGATGACGCTGACCACCGCACTGCGCACCGCCGCCGCCTCGGCAATGGCCGCCCGCGCGCTTGCCCGTAAAGGCAGTCGCGTGATGGCGATCATCGGCAATGGCGCCCAGAGCGAATTTCAGGCGCTGGCATTCGCCGAAGTGCTCGGCATTGAGGAATTTCGTCTGTTTGACGTCGACCGCGCCGCCACCGCAAAACTCGCGGCCAACCTCGCGACGCAAGGCTTGCGCGCGACTGCGCATCAGAGCGCGGCTGAAGCTGTGCTTGGTGCTGACATCGTCACCACCATCACTGCCGACAAGACCAACGCCACCATCGTCACCGCCGACATGATTGCGCCGGGCACGCACATCAATGCGGTAGGCGGCGACTGCCCTGGCAAGACCGAATTGCACGCCGACGTGCTGGCGAGCGCCCGCGTGTTCGTCGAATACGAGCCGCAGACGCGGATTGAGGGTGACATCCAGCAGATGCCGGCAGACTTCGCCGTCACCGAGCTTTGGCGTGTGCTCTCGGGCTGTGCTCCAGGCCGTACCGACAACGCAGAAGTGACCGTATTCGACTCAGTCGGCTTTGCGGTGGAGGACTATTCGGCGTTGCGTTACCTGCTGGCGCTGGCTGAAGCCTCTGGCTTTGGGCAAACGCTGCCACTCATTGCCGATCAGGACGACCCAAAAAATCTGTTCGCGTTGCTCGCAGCGGACGCGACGCATGCCGCTGACACATACGCGTACGAACCAGCTATTGCCTGAATAGTTTCTCCCGACCAGCGATGTGGAATCGCCGGTCGTTACGCGCCATTGCGCTGACTACACTGCGTCGTTCCGTTTCAACACGTTGTAGTCATGAAATTGCTTCATACCTTTGCCCGTCTTTGTGTAACCAGCGGTGCCGCCGCCTTCGCAGTGCTGCCGTGGGCCGTATCCGCTCAGCCGGGTTGGCCCGCCAAACCAATCCACTTCATCGTGCCTTATCTGCCGGGCGGTACCACCGACATCGTGGCACGCATCGTCGGACAAAAGGTCAGCGAAAAGCTCGGCCAGCCGGTGATCGTGGAGAACCGTGCCGGTGCCGGCGGCAACGTCGGCATGGACGCGGTGGCCAAGGCGGCACCGGACGGCTACACCATTGGCTTTGGCGCAATCTCGACCAATGCGCTGAACCCGCACGTCTACAAGGCGATGGCGTTCGATCCACGCAAGGATTTCGCGGGCATCAGCATGCTCGGCTACTCGACCATCGTGCTCGAAGTGCCCGCCGACACGCCCATCAAATCGGTGGCTGACCTCGTCGCTTTCGCCAAGAAGAACCCCGGCCTCACCTACGGCACTGCCGGTGCCGGCACTTCGATGCACTTGTCCGGCGTGCTCTTCGCGCAGACAACGCAAACCGATCTGACCCACGTTGCCTACAAGGGCAGCAACCCGGCCATTAACGACATGATCGGCGGCCACATCAAGGTGATGTTCGACAACCTGCCAGCCTCGCTGCCACACATTCAGTCTGGCAAGTTGCGCGCACTCGCTGTCGCAGGCGCAGCGCGCTCACCCTCGCTGCCGGACGTGCCCACGCTCGCAGAAGCTGGCCTCAAGGGTTACGCCGTAGACCCGTGGTTCGGTGTCTTCGGCCCGGCTGGCATGCCGCCTGTCGTCGTGCAAAAACTCAATCAGGCGTTTGTGGAAGCGCTGGCGATGCCCGAAGTGAAGGAGAAATTGTTGCGTGCAGGATTTACGCCGAAGAGCTCGTCTGCGGCCGAGCTGGATGCGCTGGCGCGCGCTGAATACGAGCGTCTTGGGAAGACTGCTCGGGATGCGAAGATGACGGCGGAATAGATTCGTTCTGATGCTTCTTCGGATCGCATGGCCCGGACGTATCGAGGGCTACATATCGCGTAGTCAGAATCATCGGTAATGTTGATTCGCGACTACGCGGTTGCTAACCCACGCAAAATCTTCGGATGCTTGACCGCAACCCGCAGCAAAGTTTGGGCAGCGCCCGTAGGATCGCGTCGCCCCTGCTCCCAATCCTGAAGCGTGCGAACCGACACGCCGAGCAATTCGGCAAACTCGCCTTGCGTGAGACCCGTGCGTGCGCGCGCCTCGGACGCTGCGGTAACGATGACTTGCGTCGTGCGTGCAGCACGCCCTGACTTCATCTGCTTCACGGAGGCAAGCAGATCGTCCTGAAACTGCTTCAGTTCATCAGTGGCGGCTTTTGCGCTTTTCATCATCGCTCTCCAAAACAGCGGCCTTGAGTTTGTTCAAAAAGGCTGTGGGTAGATTGTCAAATTTGGCTTTGCTGTAAACGATCAGGAGCCAAATTTTGCCGTCGTCGAGTACGTTGTAATAAATCACTCGAGCACCGCCCCGTTTGCCCATGCCCTGCCGCGCATAACGTACCTTGCGAAGGCCACCCGTTTCCGGGATCACCGCGCCGCTCATCGGGTTATTGGCGATCCAGCCAATGAATTCGTCACGCTCTGTGTCTGACCAGATGGCCTGCGCATAACGCACGAAGACATCAGTTTCGACGACGGTAAACATTTTTTAATTATACGGCAATGCCGTACCAACGGCTATCTGTTATCGGTGCGCTTCGCCGGCGCCGCAAACCACTCCGACTCCGGCACGATCTTGGGCTTTTCGGGGTCTTCGAAGTAGTTGGGCGACATGATCTGCACGCCGTACTTGTTGAACGTGTCCTGGATGGCGGCGTAGAGATCGCTGGTGACGCGGGCGCGGGCGGCGGGTCGGTCGGCGCTGACGTAAACGACCAGTTTGTAGGCGACATAGAAGTCCGACAGCGCGGTCTGCACCACGTAGGGTTCAGGTTGCGCGCCGATCTCGGGGATGGTTTTCGCAGCTTCGAGCAACATGGCGTGCACCTGCCGCCAAGCTACGTCGTAGCCGATGGTGATGGTGGTGTCGAGCACGAAGCCGGTGCCCGGTGCAACGCGCGAGAAGTTGCGCGTCACGTTGGCGAGCACTACCGAATTGGGTAGCGCGATTTCCTCGCCCATACCAGTGCGCAGGCGCGTGACGAACAGGCCCAGCTCGGTCACCGTGCCTTCACAATCCTGAATGCGCACGTATTCGCCCACCGAAAGTGCGCGGGTGTAGACCAGCATCACGCCGCTTGCAATCTGCCCGATAACACCCGAGGCCCCAATCGACACCATCAAGCCAAGGATGACGGTGAGGCCCTTGAACGCTTCGGTCTGTGCGCCGGGCAGGTAAGGATAGGCCATCGCCAGAGCGAATAACCAGAGCGCGGCGTTGACGATGCGGCGGGTGGACGGCGCGGTGTGCGC
This is a stretch of genomic DNA from Casimicrobium huifangae. It encodes these proteins:
- a CDS encoding lipase secretion chaperone → MNRDHSSQPATPLANRAVVAVGLAALLLGITAPVAWNAWRDASRRHSERSDPVAVTGERAAANDVAAYRTAMASTRIASSGTVIATDEPAPAALLQIPALASVIDDLIGDALGQGSMRDDPHAFRVRLGERVRQQFAPAIADAAMKFVLRYVGYLESLDAMHLRPPANDLTALRATYEARRSLRLGLFSPEEYAALFAADDRLDRYTMARLDLEANPLRTSAERATALAAAERELTASEREERARWQQSLSLQNQTSAFDARNASDAERFAARAAEHGEAVAQRLAALDQAERDWAYRLGQYELALNEHRSGTLGSEALAATRNRLFNERELLRLDAALSLRR
- a CDS encoding RraA family protein, translated to MTAAPAASSSALAARLGCLYTGAVHDVLRGMGVDRFVLPSNLRPLDPSLKVAGPAWTVSGHIDTTISRHDSLLGWTTLLSRAPSGHVVVCQPHNQSIALMGELSAETLKNKGVLGYVVDGGCRDTDFILEQRFPVFHSFFSPADIAARWCPDAFEQPITIGEVTIRTGDWILGDRDGVIAIPHEKIEAVLDETEKVAATENQVRDAIRAGIDPVDAYLKYGKF
- a CDS encoding fumarylacetoacetate hydrolase family protein, which encodes MNYVLPPAPVTSLPVVGSDQRFPVRRVYCVGRNYVEHAQEMGFSGREAPFFFMKPADAVIVCTPGTAAEITYPSLTKNYHHEVELVVAIGKGGKNITQADAAKHIFGYAIGLDMTRRDLQGEAKKQGRPWEIGKAVDQSAPMGPITPIARSGEITKGAITLTVNGKAAQSSDIGKLIWNVNEVIEHLSAAWELQPGDLIMTGTPEGVAAVVAGDVMVASCAGVETITVKVV
- the gtdA gene encoding gentisate 1,2-dioxygenase encodes the protein MNAAESKVASAAATEARAALYAEMSPHHLTPLWEVLHALVPPQPNTPCVPALWRYDDVRPYLMRAGEVITAEEAVRRVLILENPALRGQSAITQSLYAGLQLILPGEVAPSHRHTQSALRFVVEGRGAFTAVNGERTTMQPGDFIITPQWTWHDHGSEADGPVVWLDGLDIPMIRFFDAGFAENGTSAQQQITRPEGHNFARYGANMLPVRYDAPHGSTSPIFSYPYARSREALARLERDGPVDAHDGFKLRYVNPATGGSPMPTMATFLQLLPRGFSGKPYRQTDGTVFSVVEGRGRATIGRGDSQWHYDFGPRDHFVVPSWHTLSLSASDECVLFSYSDRPVQQALSIWHEERLA
- a CDS encoding ABC transporter substrate-binding protein, with the translated sequence MAGLLAVGAASAQDLTVAQIGPFTGLPSPDAAEINAGAQALFDSVNATGGIGGRNIKLMKFDDGFTAPGFIAQFKVAMEAGPIALLSPIGSAAISKMMQDGLLDSTDVIVMNAIPGSEQFRNPGHPKLFHVRAGDRAQLERILGHAKVLSVNEMHVLHQDLPIGTGGLATVQDLAGRIGGMKVTSTGTKHDPEALTVAARDAAKVPISSSVIVIGTPKFCADAIAKWRSGGGRHQIYTLSYVPAGLLTKVVGEAGARGVGIAQTFPSPQGSKLKLQREFQQTMQQYAPNIKDYSYFHLEGYVSARVLVAGLRRAGARPTASTLRAALKDMGEISVGGFNVDFRKGNVGSSWVDIAVVSEGGRLRY
- a CDS encoding Lrp/AsnC family transcriptional regulator; this encodes MDEIDHKLISLLRVNARDSVATLAHRLGVSRGTVTNRIAKLEEQGVIVGYTVRLRPDVKQDQINAWMSIAVEGNQTRRVIAELLGEPSIAVLHDTNGRWDLLAQLRAETLAEMSQALERIRLIKGISNTETSIHLVTYRAS
- a CDS encoding ornithine cyclodeaminase; this translates as MRSLHTTPLAPAIRQPLFLSPADVARLVRLRGVRRVLREMTEAMTADFLRWQEFDKSPRVANHSPDGVIELMPVSDATRYAFKYVNGHPKNTRNALPTVMAFGVLADVDTGLPLLLSEMTLTTALRTAAASAMAARALARKGSRVMAIIGNGAQSEFQALAFAEVLGIEEFRLFDVDRAATAKLAANLATQGLRATAHQSAAEAVLGADIVTTITADKTNATIVTADMIAPGTHINAVGGDCPGKTELHADVLASARVFVEYEPQTRIEGDIQQMPADFAVTELWRVLSGCAPGRTDNAEVTVFDSVGFAVEDYSALRYLLALAEASGFGQTLPLIADQDDPKNLFALLAADATHAADTYAYEPAIA
- a CDS encoding Bug family tripartite tricarboxylate transporter substrate binding protein; this encodes MKLLHTFARLCVTSGAAAFAVLPWAVSAQPGWPAKPIHFIVPYLPGGTTDIVARIVGQKVSEKLGQPVIVENRAGAGGNVGMDAVAKAAPDGYTIGFGAISTNALNPHVYKAMAFDPRKDFAGISMLGYSTIVLEVPADTPIKSVADLVAFAKKNPGLTYGTAGAGTSMHLSGVLFAQTTQTDLTHVAYKGSNPAINDMIGGHIKVMFDNLPASLPHIQSGKLRALAVAGAARSPSLPDVPTLAEAGLKGYAVDPWFGVFGPAGMPPVVVQKLNQAFVEALAMPEVKEKLLRAGFTPKSSSAAELDALARAEYERLGKTARDAKMTAE
- a CDS encoding helix-turn-helix domain-containing protein, translating into MKSAKAATDELKQFQDDLLASVKQMKSGRAARTTQVIVTAASEARARTGLTQGEFAELLGVSVRTLQDWEQGRRDPTGAAQTLLRVAVKHPKILRGLATA
- a CDS encoding transcriptional regulator, producing MFTVVETDVFVRYAQAIWSDTERDEFIGWIANNPMSGAVIPETGGLRKVRYARQGMGKRGGARVIYYNVLDDGKIWLLIVYSKAKFDNLPTAFLNKLKAAVLESDDEKRKSRH